CCACACAGTAATAAACTCCATCAGTGACATTGGTCACTTTGACGCTGTAAAACTTCCCTTCAGCTACTCTGATGGCTCCATCTTTGCTGTTCTTGAACCAGCTGAAGCTGGCGGGAGGCTTGGCTCTGCTGGAGCAGGTCAGGTTCACCCAGCTACCTGCTGACACCAAACCTGATGGACTGATGGACACTGAGGTGTCCTTGGGAGCATCTGAGGAAAATGTGAGATtaattttattcattaaaatCAGCACATGATGTGCTGACAGGATCCAATAACAAACACTGGTTGTCTTACATGAAACATTGAGAgtctttctctcctctgctgtcttgacttctcttCCTTCATTCACGGGATATGTGGCAGAACAGTTGATGGTGAATCCATCATGTGTGTCTGACAGAGTGATGGTCTTCTGGATTTTAGTTGTGAAGGTCCGATCTGTGTTCTCCTCTATGTTGTTGGGAGGGTCTTGTTGGAGATTCCAGGTGAGTTTAGGAGGGGAGTGTGGACAGGGAGTGGAAGCTGAGCAGCTTATAGTGACAGACTTCTTCTCCTTCAGATCACCTGAGATCTCAATTCTGGGGCTCGGGGGGGAATCTGGGGTTTTAAATCACACTTTTTACACCAAAGAATACAGTATATTAGTTTGTACCAGTGACTTACATATGCAAATGTGACCCTTTTATTGTAAAACTGTAATGACAATTCAGTCAGAGATCCCCCTTATGGAAAAACCTCATCATGGGAAGCTCATGTAGATTTTACTACCCCAACATCATCACAACACTCCACTCCACAGGGTTTCTCAACTGGAGCAGTATTTTCCATACAAATGAGGAAATGTGCGCATACATGTGTGAAAATGTTAATGTACCATTTCAGGAGCTGCATAGCAAATGTTGTTGTACAAgctgcaatgacaataaaggcattcTATTCTATACCAAGAAACTTTCCTTTTTGAAGTCTGTTGAAATGAAGATGCATTCTTTTCAATAGCAACGCTAAACATATGACATATGTAGTACAATATGTAGATTGTAATATGTGATAAGGAACATTTCTTTGCAGCAGGTTTCAGTTATTAGAATATTTGGAACATCCTGACGTATCACAGGCTGGTTTCTGTAACATTTCACAATAAAGATATGGGTCATGGTGTTTGCTGTCTAAGCAACAGCTGCAACAGCATTATAaacagtgatgccacgtaacgcgttactctaatctgagcacttttttcagtaacaagtaatctaacgcgttactatttccaaaccagtaatcagattaaagttacttatccaagtcactgtgcattactatttgtcattttccttagtaaaaatatatatttttgctttcttcttcgtctcggggagtgaagtcacgtatgcgacaagtcacgttttcagcatgtggacagttcacgtgtaccacgcagcgacacaaacgtaaacaacaatggagggaggagagagatgcgcgttttctagctggaaatacagtcactatttagagtttgtgtcagctaaagacggcaatttTAAGGTCCGTACACTCTGcgctggtggcgacaaagtgctatctagctacaaaaacactacgtcaactttgaagaaacatttggagtcgcagcgctgcagtcaaacttacagagcaagtcccagcaggtggtgcgaagcagagagcaggaggtcacccaccacccaaacaacaaaagctggagttcggtgcaaaaccagtaagtgagagagttgaagaagttggtcgggcagtaggcctatgttgtagcggaaatgctgcccttaaacacggttgactcgctctctttcgtgccataataaaccagatcctactactggcaatgccgagctgcctcacagtaaactggttgttatttttatgttgaggctgtgggggtgttgtcggcagcatctgcatgtaactaataaagtaacttgtaatctaacttcgttacttttaaaatcaagtaatctgtaaagtaactaagttactttttcaaagtaactgtggcaacactgattATAAACATACTAATACAACCAAACCTTACCTTGAACTGTTATTTGAAGAGGATCACAAGAAGCTGTTGCCCTGAATGCAATGTTCTCAATTCTGAAGTAGTATGTGTCAGTGTAACTTGTGATTAAACTGGAAAACAAGGTGGTGCAGTTTTTCTGACTCAGGTCTCCAGTAATACTCATTGGATAGGTGGTAACTGTCCCACTACTGTTGAAAATAACATTATTTCTATTGTTCTTAAATCTGGAGTCACTTTTAATCCACACTCCGAAGGTTGTTCTTACGCTGTTGAATTCATGATCTGGTTTAGCTCTAAAGTTACATGGGATTATCAGACAAGATCCACTCAGTGCTTCCATCTGCTTTGGTGCAGTAATGGATAGGAATGGATTGAAAAGACAATCAGCCAGAGCACCTGTAAAATCAGTTTCACGATTAACAAAATGTGAAAGAAAATCTGTAGGAAGAAAACATTCATGATAAACAAAGCAGCAGTAAGTTGCATGCTGGTCTTTCTTCACTGTCTTGTTAACAATTTCGGTCCGGGTACCGTTGGttcatttgtttttgctgtcacataTGAAATCgaaaaaatgagaaaacaacCTTTTtccgtttttctgtttttttagaaaaacgaaaaaacaaaattatgacTTGATTTTTGGTTCAGAAAATCAGAAAAACCACTTGATATTCCGATTTTCCCTTGTGGGTGGTGCTAAATCTGATTGGCAGTATATGCATTcattgtttttcaaattaaGAGTTTACCCACACTGTATTTGTTAGCCTGTAAAATGAATAGTCTATATGTAAAATGAATAGTCTATATGAATGCTTTTTGTCACCCAATTATTTGGCTTAACTGACTGAAAAAATCTATTGAAATAGcctaaatgtaaacatgttcacGCATTGACAGACAAAAGGCACAATCTATTTTTGTAGGAGAGGGGAAGACCCATTTCATTGTTTAATCCTGTTGTGTCCAAAGTCATGTTAGACAATTTCTTGTTCCCAGtcaaagatagatagatagatagatagatagatggatagatggatcgATAGATAcattattgatccccaaggggaaattcaaggttccagtagcttaaagacatcacacacaacatacacatacatcacaaaCAGGATCATAAAAAAAGCAACTCCACATGAATAGCATggacaatgaaataaaaaataaaaaataaatgaaaaaataataatactaaataaataaaaaaatccaatgAAAAATCCACGTGActgtactaagggatgtataagcatgagacgcCTCTGAgactgaccctgtgattcagtatgagagtgtgtgtcatggtggtagtgcaaataggTCCAATaatgcaaggataaagtctagagaccagcattaaatatggacaataaaagagaTCAAAAGTCAATATTAGAGGTTTGAAGTATTAGGGTTACAGCCGTTGTTCATGTATTAAGTTATGTTAGACCTCAGTCCAGGCTggtgggaggagggagggagggagggagggagggattgTGCATATATGGGCTAATATagccagtaaacagtgtaaacagtaaacaataaACAGTGGGCCAGTGGACAGTCAGTACATAACTGTTATTGTAGGAGGTAGTGGAAGTGGtgcagagggaggagaggcagacagactatgcagagaagtctctctctcctcttctctttagGGAAGCATTGTAGAGTTGTATGGCCCATATATGCAcaatccctccctcctcccaccAGCCTGGACTGAGGTCTAACATAACTTAATACATGAACAACGGCTGTAACCCTAATACTTCAAACCTCTAATATTGACTTTTGAtctcttttattgtccatatttaatgctggtctctagactttatccttaCACTATTGGAcctatttgcactaccaccatgacactcTCACTTTCACAAACTCAtactgaatcacagggtcagtccctgccctatcactgcaagcgtctcatgcttatacatcccttagtacattcatgtggattttttttatttatttagtattataatttttttatttatttagtattttttatttcattgtccATGCTATTCATGTGGAGTTGCTTTTTTATGATCCTGTtagtgatgtatgtgtatgttgtgtgtgatgtctttaagctactggaaccttgaatttccccttggggatcaataaagtatctatatatctacagtacaggccaaaagtttggacacactttctcattcaatgtgtttcctttttattttcatgactatttacattgtagattctcactgaaggcatcaaaactatgaatgaacacatatggaattatgtacttaacaaaaaagtgtgaaataactgaaaacatgtcttatattttagattctttaaagtagccaccctttgctttttttattaataagggaaaaaattccactaattaaccctgacaaagcacacctgtgaagtgaaaaccatttcaggtgactacctcatgaagctcattgagagaacaccaagggtttgcagagttatcaaaaaaagcaaagggtggctactttgaggaatctaaaatataagacatattttcagttatttcacacttttttgttaagtacataattccatatgtgttcattcatagttttgatgccttcgcattgaatgagaaggtgtgtccaaacctttggcctgtactgtgtgtatatatatatatatatatatatatatatatatatatatatatatatatatatatatatccttctATCCTTCTATCCTACAAAAATAGATTGTGCCTTTTGTCTGTCAATGCgtgaacatgtttacatttaggCTATTTCAATAGATTTTTTCAGTCAGTTAAGCCAAATAATTGGGTGACAAAAAGCATGCATATAGACTATTAATTTTACATATAGACTATTAATTTTACAGGCTAACAAATACAGTGTGGGTAAACTCttaatttgaaaaacaatgAATGCATATCCTGCCAATCAGATTTAGCACCACCCACAGGAGAAAATCGGAATATCAAGTGGTTTTTCTGATTTCCGTGCAAGAACGGGAAAACCCAAAATCAAGTCataatttctaaaaaaaaaaaaatggaaaaacagaaaaaggagttgttttctcattttttcGATTTCAtatgtgacagcaaaaacaaatgaaCGAACGGTACCTGGACCAAtttcctcataaaacatttcaCTTTACAGTCAGAATGTgaacaaaatgaagaaaaaacggtctgctctggt
The genomic region above belongs to Perca flavescens isolate YP-PL-M2 chromosome 22, PFLA_1.0, whole genome shotgun sequence and contains:
- the LOC114549156 gene encoding myelin-associated glycoprotein-like isoform X1 yields the protein MIKKTVNEQCYVFANPRSQFLSVNMLTDNMLLTLFFVSGALADCLFNPFLSITAPKQMEALSGSCLIIPCNFRAKPDHEFNSVRTTFGVWIKSDSRFKNNRNNVIFNSSGTVTTYPMSITGDLSQKNCTTLFSSLITSYTDTYYFRIENIAFRATASCDPLQITVQDSPPSPRIEISGDLKEKKSVTISCSASTPCPHSPPKLTWNLQQDPPNNIEENTDRTFTTKIQKTITLSDTHDGFTINCSATYPVNEGREVKTAEERKTLNVSYAPKDTSVSISPSGLVSAGSWVNLTCSSRAKPPASFSWFKNSKDGAIRVAEGKFYSVKVTNVTDGVYYCVATNDLGNQTSSEIHVTNKGATKLDPSSPWGAVVGVIIGIIILLCVIVAVWWLKTKHPTLQQTQSLTAEGPAVQEPSRATETEDIHYGEIDFSKQRPEASSSSEQDRGQQLDTLYAQVKVSRTAKNVRQTAGGPEDLYALVKK
- the LOC114549156 gene encoding vascular cell adhesion protein 1-like isoform X2, whose product is MLTDNMLLTLFFVSGALADCLFNPFLSITAPKQMEALSGSCLIIPCNFRAKPDHEFNSVRTTFGVWIKSDSRFKNNRNNVIFNSSGTVTTYPMSITGDLSQKNCTTLFSSLITSYTDTYYFRIENIAFRATASCDPLQITVQDSPPSPRIEISGDLKEKKSVTISCSASTPCPHSPPKLTWNLQQDPPNNIEENTDRTFTTKIQKTITLSDTHDGFTINCSATYPVNEGREVKTAEERKTLNVSYAPKDTSVSISPSGLVSAGSWVNLTCSSRAKPPASFSWFKNSKDGAIRVAEGKFYSVKVTNVTDGVYYCVATNDLGNQTSSEIHVTNKGATKLDPSSPWGAVVGVIIGIIILLCVIVAVWWLKTKHPTLQQTQSLTAEGPAVQEPSRATETEDIHYGEIDFSKQRPEASSSSEQDRGQQLDTLYAQVKVSRTAKNVRQTAGGPEDLYALVKK